One window from the genome of Marinifilum sp. JC120 encodes:
- a CDS encoding chemotaxis protein CheW — protein MLESCWNTIGYAGDRSCQELEHWSHCYYCPKFTSVGLSLLDRKPPEGYLAENTEAVSIAKEEEQAETSGAVVFRISREWLALSSQVFVSVLEKRTVRPVPHRNSRMFRGLTSLQGQIIPVVSVRELLGLEEEYLTEEEKGFRVYSRFICVDRGLGRWIFAVDEVLGVHHYLRDALMDAPATVAKAPAAYTRGLFEVDDKRISLLEDELLFEAFNRIIK, from the coding sequence ATGCTTGAATCCTGCTGGAATACAATTGGTTATGCCGGTGACAGATCCTGTCAGGAACTGGAGCATTGGAGCCATTGCTACTATTGTCCTAAATTTACCAGTGTCGGGTTGTCCCTGCTGGACCGGAAGCCTCCCGAAGGATATCTGGCTGAGAACACCGAGGCTGTGTCCATTGCCAAGGAAGAAGAGCAGGCCGAAACTTCCGGGGCGGTTGTGTTCAGGATTTCCCGCGAATGGTTGGCTCTTTCTTCACAGGTTTTTGTTTCGGTGCTGGAAAAGCGCACTGTGCGCCCGGTTCCTCACCGCAACAGCAGGATGTTTCGAGGTCTGACCAGTCTTCAGGGCCAGATTATTCCGGTCGTTTCTGTTCGCGAACTGCTGGGTCTTGAAGAGGAATATCTCACTGAAGAGGAAAAGGGGTTCCGGGTTTACAGCAGATTCATTTGCGTAGACCGTGGTCTGGGACGTTGGATTTTTGCGGTGGATGAGGTCCTCGGGGTTCATCATTATTTACGGGATGCACTCATGGATGCCCCGGCAACTGTGGCCAAGGCCCCTGCTGCCTATACCCGCGGGCTGTTCGAGGTTGACGATAAAAGAATTTCACTGCTGGAAGACGAGCTTCTTTTTGAGGCTTTCAACCGCATCATCAAGTAG
- a CDS encoding chemotaxis protein CheR: MNLEPFLKILNRAMGLAPDSLARSGIELAVKARLRETGCDEKGYLSLLRTSEVELAELVEEIVVPETWFFRDSKPFELLFETAVGCTTDEFRVLSAPCSTGEEPYSIAMTLMGAGVNRFQVDGVDISERALHRARGGIYTDNSFRAELPFYAEKWFRKCEEGRMLAEQVRRAVNFRSGNIIEDCLPHGRYDVIFCRNLLIYLDDKSRKCLAALLNEKLKDDGLLFVGHAEILPVFNDWFTPVRKQGTFALRKGKRKVAALLKPPVCPKQECARSKTAAPKTQPAAHRPFKAVSPVKPVVLPRREVSGVKEEKQPPSAVLSVKEIKGLADRGKTAEALSMCDKMLGQGGPDSELFHLCGLLHESGGNISKAEEYYGKALYLEPDHIESLVHLALLLENRGDTRKAEIMRNRARRAEKRNEAG; the protein is encoded by the coding sequence ATGAATCTTGAGCCGTTCCTGAAAATTCTCAATCGGGCCATGGGCCTTGCCCCTGATTCACTGGCCCGCTCCGGTATAGAGCTGGCCGTTAAGGCTCGCTTGCGTGAAACCGGGTGCGATGAAAAGGGGTACCTAAGTCTGTTGCGTACCAGTGAAGTTGAATTGGCTGAGCTGGTTGAGGAGATCGTGGTTCCGGAGACATGGTTTTTCAGGGATAGCAAACCCTTTGAATTGCTATTTGAAACAGCAGTTGGATGTACGACTGATGAATTCAGGGTGCTCAGTGCGCCCTGTTCCACCGGGGAAGAGCCTTACTCCATTGCTATGACTCTCATGGGGGCCGGAGTAAACAGGTTTCAGGTTGACGGGGTGGATATCAGTGAGCGTGCTTTGCACAGGGCAAGGGGCGGAATTTATACTGATAATTCGTTTCGTGCTGAATTGCCATTTTATGCCGAAAAGTGGTTCCGTAAATGCGAAGAAGGGCGCATGCTTGCAGAACAGGTCAGAAGGGCTGTTAATTTTCGTTCCGGGAATATTATAGAAGACTGTCTTCCCCACGGCAGGTACGATGTTATTTTTTGCCGTAATTTATTGATTTATCTGGATGATAAATCAAGGAAATGTTTGGCCGCATTGTTAAATGAGAAACTGAAGGATGACGGTTTGCTTTTTGTGGGCCATGCCGAAATCCTTCCGGTTTTCAATGATTGGTTCACCCCGGTCAGGAAGCAGGGCACATTTGCACTGCGCAAGGGTAAACGCAAGGTTGCAGCCCTGCTCAAACCTCCGGTTTGTCCAAAGCAGGAATGTGCGCGGAGCAAGACAGCCGCTCCAAAGACGCAGCCCGCAGCGCACAGACCGTTTAAGGCTGTATCTCCGGTGAAACCCGTGGTGCTGCCGCGCAGGGAAGTTTCTGGTGTAAAAGAAGAAAAGCAGCCCCCGTCGGCAGTTCTTTCAGTAAAAGAGATCAAGGGACTGGCTGACCGAGGTAAGACAGCAGAGGCCTTGAGCATGTGTGATAAAATGCTCGGTCAGGGTGGACCGGACTCGGAACTGTTTCATCTCTGCGGATTGCTCCATGAGTCCGGGGGAAATATTTCAAAGGCTGAGGAATATTATGGCAAGGCCCTGTACCTTGAGCCGGATCATATAGAATCTTTGGTGCATCTTGCCCTGCTGCTGGAAAACAGGGGAGATACACGTAAGGCTGAGATCATGCGTAACAGAGCCCGCCGGGCCGAAAAAAGAAATGAGGCCGGATAA
- a CDS encoding chemotaxis protein CheW: MLVLTFKIAEYVYGLEARVVAEVVPPTVCKELPRSPDYVKGLFSYRGKVTPVVDLSMLATDIPCVSRMSTRIIVIDLADLDSGEKRDEQFLGLLAENITETLKVADSDFEESGLEIPDAPWLGRVARINGSMLQLLKPHRLLTDELRRVLFPKDEPEHAQE, encoded by the coding sequence ATGCTGGTACTCACATTCAAAATAGCTGAATACGTCTACGGGCTGGAGGCACGGGTTGTAGCTGAAGTGGTTCCGCCTACTGTGTGCAAGGAATTGCCTCGGTCACCGGATTACGTGAAGGGTCTTTTCAGTTACCGGGGCAAGGTTACTCCGGTGGTGGATCTTTCCATGCTGGCGACGGATATCCCTTGCGTTTCGCGCATGTCGACCCGGATCATCGTCATTGATTTAGCTGATCTAGACTCAGGGGAAAAACGGGACGAACAATTTCTGGGATTGCTGGCTGAAAATATTACCGAAACCCTGAAAGTGGCTGATTCGGATTTTGAGGAGTCCGGGCTGGAGATTCCCGATGCCCCGTGGCTGGGCAGAGTTGCCCGGATCAACGGGAGTATGTTGCAGCTGCTTAAACCGCATCGGCTGCTTACCGATGAATTACGCCGGGTTCTTTTTCCCAAGGATGAACCGGAGCATGCTCAGGAGTAA
- a CDS encoding methyl-accepting chemotaxis protein has translation MRFSLRRKIIAIACGAAIIPIVAMFIITDILEDRLQDCMKGEVRSLIESHVSQLTGDLYEECRTSDQLLTAETERAAMALETLMDDLGRVQVLKKVSDWPVNNHRIEGTDELTVPVLSIGDNEFTYSKRKGKTLTMLVEATRISGAYCTVFQRLNPEGDMLVVDTTAPADNFNWKLGDIFYSLGDDGRVESAIDDVLSGRTARMYDDLDHGTRFIIYVPLKDQENFVTGMVAVYMDDNILQVLRKSMLKTSIGKTGYIWVIGTKGDSRGHYIVSNSPKNDGAHVDSVGGRKGFVHDILSQAVEAGEGKLSSKNYVWKIGPDDEGRDKLSVFTYFKPWGWVIGAGVYLDEYQGITSRLTGVLDYLVGWLVITGLVLLAITLGVSLYASALIADPVSHMVELVKIIASGDLHKARETIAMVDENCPNARKAVRNADHPEKLDETGQLYLAVKGMVDALYSLIGQMQRSGIQVTTSSTEISASASQLEVTVNQQAAATTQISATSAEISANSGELAGAMHHVNDAASSMDKLAFEGQDGLKTMIRIMDDLSTATITITGKLDEINDRANAIEGIVNTITKVADRTNLLSLNAAIEAEKAGKFGQGFSVVAAEIRRLADQTSVAALEIEDMISNMRSSVDSGVDEMERFASDVRFGAEKAGKLGKKLEGIMTGVRELNPRIEQVNDGMTAQAEGAGQISEAMSQLSETASDTSDALSEFNRATSQLNEAVQGLRSEVSRFKVSG, from the coding sequence ATGCGTTTTTCCCTCAGAAGAAAGATAATCGCCATTGCCTGTGGAGCCGCAATAATTCCCATTGTGGCCATGTTCATCATTACCGATATTCTTGAGGATCGGTTGCAGGACTGCATGAAAGGTGAGGTCCGTTCCCTTATTGAATCTCATGTCTCCCAACTAACGGGAGATCTTTATGAAGAATGCCGTACCTCTGACCAGCTGCTTACCGCAGAGACAGAAAGGGCGGCCATGGCTTTGGAGACCCTGATGGATGATCTGGGCCGGGTTCAGGTCTTGAAGAAAGTTTCGGACTGGCCGGTAAATAATCATCGTATTGAGGGAACCGACGAGCTGACCGTTCCGGTGCTCAGTATTGGTGATAATGAGTTCACCTATTCCAAACGCAAGGGCAAAACACTGACTATGCTGGTGGAGGCAACCCGTATTTCCGGTGCATATTGTACTGTTTTTCAAAGGTTGAACCCGGAAGGGGATATGCTGGTGGTGGATACCACCGCACCTGCGGACAATTTTAACTGGAAGCTGGGGGATATCTTTTATTCTCTCGGAGATGACGGCAGGGTCGAATCAGCCATTGACGATGTTCTTTCCGGGCGCACAGCCAGAATGTATGATGATCTTGATCACGGTACCCGTTTTATTATCTATGTGCCTTTAAAGGATCAGGAAAATTTTGTGACCGGAATGGTTGCCGTTTACATGGATGATAATATTTTGCAGGTACTGCGTAAATCCATGCTCAAAACTTCCATCGGCAAGACCGGGTACATCTGGGTTATCGGAACCAAAGGAGACAGCCGAGGACACTACATTGTTTCCAATTCACCCAAAAATGACGGTGCTCATGTGGATTCCGTTGGCGGCAGGAAAGGGTTTGTACATGATATTCTCAGTCAGGCAGTAGAGGCCGGAGAGGGCAAACTCAGCAGCAAGAATTATGTTTGGAAGATCGGGCCGGATGATGAGGGCCGGGATAAACTTTCCGTATTTACATATTTTAAGCCTTGGGGCTGGGTAATCGGGGCCGGAGTCTATCTTGATGAATATCAAGGTATCACCAGCCGCTTGACCGGGGTGCTTGATTACCTGGTGGGATGGCTGGTCATCACCGGATTGGTGTTGCTGGCTATTACCCTTGGTGTGTCCCTTTATGCCAGTGCACTGATTGCTGATCCGGTCAGCCATATGGTTGAGTTGGTTAAAATTATTGCTTCCGGTGATCTGCACAAGGCCCGGGAAACCATAGCCATGGTGGATGAGAATTGCCCCAATGCCCGTAAGGCTGTGCGAAATGCCGACCATCCTGAAAAGTTGGATGAAACCGGACAGCTCTACCTTGCTGTTAAAGGTATGGTCGATGCCCTTTATTCCCTGATCGGGCAGATGCAGCGGTCCGGTATTCAGGTGACCACCTCTTCTACAGAGATTTCGGCTTCGGCCAGCCAATTGGAGGTGACTGTTAACCAGCAGGCAGCCGCCACCACCCAGATAAGTGCTACCAGTGCTGAGATTTCAGCCAATTCAGGCGAACTTGCCGGGGCCATGCATCATGTAAATGATGCCGCTTCCAGCATGGATAAGCTAGCTTTCGAAGGTCAGGACGGTCTTAAGACCATGATCAGGATTATGGACGATTTAAGCACGGCTACGATCACCATTACCGGCAAGCTTGATGAGATCAACGACCGGGCCAATGCCATTGAAGGTATTGTCAATACCATTACCAAGGTAGCGGACCGTACCAACCTGCTTTCCCTTAACGCTGCCATTGAAGCGGAAAAGGCCGGAAAGTTTGGTCAGGGCTTTTCCGTTGTTGCCGCTGAGATCCGGCGTTTGGCGGACCAGACTTCTGTTGCCGCCCTTGAAATTGAAGATATGATCAGCAATATGCGCAGCTCCGTTGATTCAGGTGTTGATGAGATGGAAAGATTTGCTTCGGATGTGCGCTTCGGTGCGGAAAAAGCGGGTAAGCTGGGCAAGAAGTTGGAAGGAATTATGACCGGGGTCCGGGAGTTAAACCCCCGCATTGAGCAGGTCAATGACGGTATGACCGCGCAGGCTGAAGGTGCAGGGCAGATCAGTGAAGCCATGTCCCAGCTTTCCGAGACCGCTTCGGATACTTCAGACGCCCTTTCGGAATTCAACCGGGCCACATCCCAGCTCAACGAAGCTGTACAGGGCTTACGCAGTGAAGTTTCCCGCTTCAAGGTGAGTGGATAA
- a CDS encoding diaminopimelate epimerase encodes MSKMFGKSIPFYKMQGCGNDFVIIDNRELGVPVEKMSLWAKKLCQRAFGVYADGLFFIENAPDDSGLDFIWQFYNSDGSRAEMCGNASRCAGRLAHALDIAGEQHVFGSDAGPIKVQVFPVLEEVKVQLTPPEGVAIKQTLEIDGEEYEYHFANTGVPHVVVQVADVDEVDIKKLGAAFRYHDAFAPAGTNVNFVQIDDNDSLIVRTYERGVEDETYACGTGVSAVQVTLHEQGLTDAAVRVRTSGGEILKVIIEDGNVFLQGGAELTFSGEVYLESLGID; translated from the coding sequence ATGAGTAAAATGTTTGGAAAATCAATTCCTTTTTATAAAATGCAGGGCTGCGGCAACGATTTCGTAATTATTGATAACCGTGAATTGGGCGTACCGGTTGAGAAGATGTCCCTTTGGGCTAAAAAGCTTTGCCAGCGCGCGTTCGGCGTTTATGCTGACGGTCTGTTTTTTATTGAAAACGCACCGGATGATTCCGGCCTCGATTTTATTTGGCAATTTTATAATTCTGACGGCTCAAGGGCGGAAATGTGCGGCAACGCATCCCGTTGCGCCGGAAGGCTGGCTCATGCTCTGGATATTGCCGGGGAGCAGCATGTTTTCGGTTCTGATGCCGGTCCCATCAAGGTGCAGGTATTTCCCGTACTGGAAGAGGTTAAGGTTCAGCTTACCCCACCCGAAGGTGTGGCAATAAAGCAGACACTGGAGATCGATGGGGAAGAATATGAGTACCATTTTGCTAACACCGGAGTTCCGCACGTTGTCGTGCAGGTTGCCGATGTTGATGAAGTGGATATCAAAAAGCTCGGCGCGGCTTTCCGCTACCACGATGCTTTTGCCCCGGCAGGAACAAATGTTAATTTTGTCCAGATCGATGACAACGACAGTCTCATCGTGCGCACCTATGAAAGGGGCGTTGAAGATGAAACCTATGCCTGCGGAACCGGGGTCAGCGCAGTGCAGGTCACCCTTCATGAGCAGGGTTTGACCGATGCCGCAGTGCGAGTCCGTACCTCCGGCGGTGAGATTCTTAAGGTTATTATTGAAGACGGAAATGTCTTCTTGCAGGGCGGAGCAGAGCTTACCTTTTCCGGTGAGGTTTACCTTGAATCTCTGGGAATTGATTAG
- a CDS encoding VUT family protein — translation MNELLWLGFAVMDLSLVLVIYRYFGKIGLFGLIVFNLILCNIQVLKTIELFGMTTTLGNILYASVFLSTDMLSEFYGKKEAKKAVYLGFVVLVMAVVYMQLALLFTPAVDDFAQPHLEAIFGFLPRIALGSMAAYIVSQLNDVYIFHLLKDRMGQRHLWLRNNASTLLSQLLDSSVFCFVALWGLFPFEVWVEILFTTYLFKVIVAVMDTPFLYLARRMHSRLSEA, via the coding sequence ATGAATGAATTATTATGGCTTGGCTTTGCGGTCATGGACCTGAGCCTCGTACTTGTTATTTATAGATATTTCGGAAAAATAGGCTTGTTCGGACTGATTGTTTTCAACCTGATCCTTTGCAATATTCAGGTATTGAAGACCATTGAGCTTTTCGGGATGACGACCACTCTGGGTAACATTCTTTACGCCAGTGTTTTCCTTTCTACTGATATGCTCAGCGAATTTTACGGTAAAAAAGAAGCCAAGAAGGCTGTTTATCTGGGGTTTGTGGTTCTGGTCATGGCGGTTGTCTATATGCAACTGGCCCTCCTGTTTACCCCGGCGGTTGATGATTTTGCCCAGCCCCATCTTGAGGCTATTTTCGGATTCCTGCCCCGTATTGCTCTCGGTAGTATGGCCGCCTATATTGTTTCCCAGCTGAATGATGTTTATATTTTTCATCTGCTCAAAGACAGGATGGGCCAGCGTCATCTCTGGCTGCGTAATAACGCATCCACCCTGCTCAGTCAGCTTCTGGATTCCTCAGTCTTCTGTTTCGTTGCCTTGTGGGGGCTTTTCCCCTTTGAGGTTTGGGTGGAAATTCTTTTTACTACCTATCTGTTTAAGGTTATAGTGGCGGTTATGGATACCCCTTTCTTGTATCTGGCCCGCCGGATGCACTCCCGTTTGTCCGAGGCTTGA
- a CDS encoding GGDEF domain-containing protein, with protein sequence MKRGSRPELLWGFGLNSSEAGKIEDSLGPGFFLRNFSERALPGEKELSNNEKPAATWIPQRVWEELPEERRSAYRNLESTQRILIQDDMNHADLEKVLEDGFLAVVSSPLTSSKVQDALFRAKEISGLYGDLYRMTEEIILERELLSRKTEQLMFLNTVLSNATERLEVADILGQAVEDLKMLLPVYSVQGAFWDILPTGKHIDTEIFINPGQVENVQNEWIELMIENVVALSGMEVSSYNMSETVPPGSNSMVYSPGSGRILALPLVARGEKFGCLVMLCERNVRLAKDQVATLNAAVNHLSLALSNAIMFNKIKTRANRDGLTRVYNRRSFDERLVEEVKRHQRLNTDLSLLMVDLDHFKAVNDTYGHLAGDMVLEKVARTFEKTFRSTDFIARYGGEEFVILLPHTREEQAEMLAERVRAMIEDNTMTYQDKSFNVTASIGVSSVCPGSLEKDTEIVRKADEALYEAKMQGRNRVVVSHLRPKLRIM encoded by the coding sequence ATGAAAAGAGGAAGCAGACCTGAACTGCTTTGGGGGTTCGGTCTTAATAGTAGTGAAGCCGGTAAAATCGAGGATTCTCTCGGTCCCGGATTCTTTTTGAGAAATTTTTCCGAGCGTGCCCTGCCCGGTGAAAAGGAACTCAGCAATAATGAAAAGCCTGCCGCTACCTGGATTCCGCAAAGGGTCTGGGAGGAACTGCCTGAAGAAAGGCGTTCTGCATACCGCAACCTTGAGTCCACCCAGCGTATCCTGATTCAGGATGACATGAATCACGCTGATCTGGAAAAGGTGCTGGAAGATGGTTTTCTTGCTGTGGTCAGCTCTCCGCTGACCAGTTCCAAGGTGCAGGACGCTTTGTTCAGGGCCAAGGAAATTTCCGGTCTTTACGGTGATCTTTATCGCATGACCGAAGAAATCATCCTTGAGCGTGAATTGCTTTCCCGCAAAACTGAACAGCTCATGTTCCTGAACACCGTGCTTTCCAATGCTACCGAGCGTCTTGAAGTGGCGGATATTCTCGGTCAGGCTGTCGAGGACCTCAAGATGCTCCTGCCGGTCTACTCCGTTCAGGGTGCCTTCTGGGATATCCTGCCCACTGGAAAGCATATTGATACTGAAATTTTTATCAATCCCGGTCAGGTCGAGAACGTCCAGAACGAGTGGATTGAATTGATGATTGAAAATGTGGTCGCGCTTAGCGGTATGGAAGTTTCCAGCTACAATATGTCTGAAACCGTTCCTCCGGGCAGCAATTCCATGGTCTATAGCCCCGGTTCAGGAAGGATTCTGGCCCTGCCGCTGGTGGCCCGTGGTGAGAAATTTGGTTGTCTGGTTATGCTCTGTGAACGAAATGTACGGCTGGCCAAAGATCAGGTTGCCACCCTTAACGCTGCGGTTAACCATCTTTCTCTGGCCCTTAGCAACGCCATCATGTTCAACAAAATCAAGACCCGCGCCAACCGTGACGGTTTGACCAGAGTCTATAACCGCCGCAGTTTTGATGAAAGACTGGTCGAAGAAGTCAAGCGTCACCAGCGTTTGAATACAGATCTTTCTCTGCTCATGGTTGACCTTGATCATTTCAAAGCAGTGAACGACACCTACGGACATCTGGCCGGGGACATGGTGCTGGAAAAAGTAGCCCGCACCTTTGAAAAAACATTCAGGTCCACTGACTTCATCGCCCGCTATGGCGGAGAGGAATTTGTTATTCTGCTTCCGCACACTCGTGAAGAGCAGGCGGAAATGCTGGCCGAACGGGTCAGAGCTATGATTGAAGACAACACCATGACCTATCAGGATAAGAGTTTTAACGTGACCGCCAGCATCGGGGTATCCTCTGTGTGTCCCGGAAGTCTTGAAAAAGATACTGAAATTGTACGCAAGGCGGACGAGGCCCTTTACGAGGCCAAGATGCAGGGCCGTAACCGGGTGGTTGTTTCCCACCTGCGGCCCAAGTTGAGAATTATGTAA
- a CDS encoding glycosyltransferase gives MKTQRIWGSLDPFYESGPILGRKVANMGFLNGLLGLDPFDEYHFFLSGAGGKQDLTSFFKNSYPAIFEQGRVKIMDRRDLPTEIARREYFCFHQSDCINYPSHLARVRNKYGQNIFPITGTTHSLSYSNYGSFLLNYLWKGTTKRDCIVTTSSTGVQVVENYFKHLREGLGISEETHPSPQIRKIPLGINPGQLAPPDEHLKAQAKRNLGFDAADERVNILVFGRIAHYSKMDILPLLRALQKLFVSGIERTKVRVMLGGWIDEEDDFPATLAQLGRNMGLELTITGRPSDEKKLDLYRAADIFVSISDNPQETFGLTVLEAGASGLPVIASDYDGYKDLVVHEETGLLIDTIGPEATPDLDVMAPLCFDNHYHLLMAQQTAVNTPKLAAALKQLINDSQLRIDLGQAGAKRVREKFNWTQIVEQHITLWEELNTVPVDGEALRDILHPVQVRLGETFSHYPTEVLTPETKLVTGTTGMAIYKGREFPLIYKGVDRILSEEVIRKMAFFARKPLTVAELGEKIKSIAGEMSDNDARFHILWSLKHDILEKVC, from the coding sequence ATGAAAACTCAAAGAATATGGGGCAGTCTGGACCCATTTTACGAAAGCGGACCGATTCTGGGCAGAAAAGTCGCAAACATGGGTTTCCTGAACGGTTTGCTTGGGCTTGATCCTTTTGACGAATATCATTTCTTTCTCTCCGGCGCGGGAGGCAAACAAGACCTGACTTCCTTTTTCAAAAACAGCTACCCCGCTATTTTTGAGCAGGGCAGAGTCAAAATAATGGATCGCCGGGACCTACCCACCGAAATTGCCCGCAGGGAATACTTCTGCTTCCATCAGTCAGACTGCATCAATTACCCCTCTCATCTGGCCCGAGTCCGCAATAAGTACGGACAAAATATTTTTCCCATCACCGGAACCACCCATTCCTTGAGTTACAGCAACTACGGATCATTTCTCCTCAATTATCTATGGAAGGGCACCACCAAGAGGGACTGTATTGTGACAACTTCCAGCACCGGGGTGCAGGTTGTTGAAAATTATTTCAAACACCTGCGCGAAGGGCTGGGAATAAGTGAAGAGACACACCCCTCGCCTCAGATCAGGAAGATTCCACTGGGAATCAATCCCGGGCAACTGGCTCCGCCGGATGAACATTTAAAAGCTCAGGCCAAAAGAAATCTCGGCTTTGATGCAGCTGACGAGCGAGTCAACATACTCGTCTTTGGCCGTATCGCCCATTATTCCAAAATGGACATCCTTCCGCTATTACGCGCCCTACAAAAGCTCTTTGTTTCCGGAATTGAACGAACCAAGGTGCGGGTCATGCTTGGCGGATGGATCGACGAAGAGGATGATTTTCCGGCCACCCTTGCCCAACTGGGCCGCAACATGGGTCTGGAGCTTACCATTACCGGACGCCCTTCTGATGAAAAGAAACTGGATCTTTACCGGGCGGCGGACATCTTCGTTTCCATCTCCGACAACCCCCAGGAAACATTCGGCCTGACCGTACTGGAAGCCGGGGCTTCAGGACTTCCGGTCATTGCTTCCGATTATGACGGTTACAAAGATCTGGTCGTCCACGAGGAAACCGGACTGCTCATCGATACCATCGGCCCCGAAGCCACCCCGGATCTCGACGTCATGGCTCCGTTATGCTTTGACAATCATTACCATTTACTCATGGCCCAGCAGACCGCTGTGAACACCCCTAAACTGGCGGCAGCACTGAAACAACTGATCAACGATTCACAATTGCGTATTGATTTGGGACAAGCCGGAGCAAAACGGGTCCGCGAAAAATTCAATTGGACCCAAATAGTTGAACAACACATAACCCTTTGGGAAGAGCTGAATACGGTCCCGGTGGACGGGGAAGCATTGCGAGACATACTCCACCCGGTTCAGGTCCGGCTGGGGGAAACGTTCTCCCATTATCCCACGGAAGTCTTAACCCCGGAAACAAAGCTGGTCACCGGAACCACCGGAATGGCTATTTACAAAGGCCGGGAGTTCCCCCTTATATATAAAGGAGTGGACAGAATCCTGAGTGAGGAAGTTATCCGCAAGATGGCCTTTTTTGCCCGCAAGCCGCTGACTGTTGCTGAGCTTGGAGAAAAAATTAAATCAATTGCCGGAGAAATGAGTGATAATGACGCCCGATTCCACATCCTCTGGAGTCTGAAACACGATATTCTGGAAAAAGTATGTTGA
- a CDS encoding glycosyltransferase translates to MLKRSIVHHTILKKSGGAAKVALQLHQGLLEQGHDSQHSFEASEISNDQLTSPQDAAQAVPENSIVHLHTSKDPALFLRSLAASCKTVITLHDTQMITGGCASTMDCPEFERECSHCPRNFPDSQKVRQERIAAIVDSEAILVSPSRWLSKLVRKVHPALKPKIIPNGIPWPDRPADKNQARRELGLHPASKVMLFVAHGGVQAAYKSGPQWKKYWATIKSAVPEALCFAIGGIENSRDGDFISIPYVDSTTLAKFMSAADVLAYPTLGDNHPLIILEAMAQSLAVVSYAVGGVVEQISDGEDGLLIPPYEKTLFTEKVITLLRHNRTAREMGSRGFQKGKKRYSHVRMLTDYNKIYDKLV, encoded by the coding sequence ATGTTGAAACGGAGCATAGTGCACCATACCATCCTCAAAAAAAGCGGTGGTGCCGCAAAAGTAGCCCTGCAACTTCATCAGGGACTGCTTGAACAGGGACATGACTCGCAGCATTCCTTCGAAGCCTCAGAGATTTCAAACGACCAATTGACCAGCCCGCAGGATGCCGCTCAGGCAGTTCCTGAAAACAGCATCGTCCACCTGCACACCTCCAAGGACCCTGCGCTCTTCCTGCGTTCCCTGGCTGCTAGTTGCAAGACAGTAATCACCCTGCATGACACTCAGATGATTACCGGAGGCTGTGCTTCAACCATGGACTGCCCGGAATTTGAACGGGAATGTAGCCACTGCCCGAGAAATTTTCCGGATTCCCAAAAAGTTCGCCAGGAACGCATCGCGGCTATTGTTGATTCAGAAGCCATACTGGTCTCCCCTTCAAGATGGTTGAGCAAACTTGTTCGCAAAGTCCATCCGGCTTTAAAACCCAAAATTATCCCCAACGGCATACCGTGGCCAGACAGACCTGCGGACAAAAATCAAGCCCGGAGGGAACTGGGGCTCCACCCCGCTTCCAAGGTAATGCTTTTCGTGGCCCACGGAGGAGTGCAGGCTGCCTACAAGTCTGGTCCGCAATGGAAAAAATACTGGGCAACAATCAAGTCAGCAGTGCCCGAAGCCCTTTGCTTTGCCATCGGAGGCATCGAAAACAGCAGGGACGGTGATTTTATATCCATCCCCTACGTGGACAGCACGACCCTTGCAAAATTTATGAGCGCAGCGGATGTGCTGGCCTACCCCACTCTGGGCGACAATCATCCACTAATCATACTGGAAGCCATGGCCCAGAGTCTTGCTGTTGTAAGCTATGCTGTAGGCGGTGTGGTGGAACAGATCTCTGACGGGGAAGACGGTCTGCTGATCCCCCCTTATGAAAAAACACTTTTTACCGAAAAGGTGATTACGCTGTTGCGACATAACAGGACAGCAAGGGAAATGGGCAGCCGGGGTTTTCAGAAAGGAAAAAAACGCTATTCACATGTGAGAATGCTTACCGACTACAACAAAATTTATGACAAACTGGTGTAA